The genomic region ccccgccgccgcctcctccgccgccgccgccgcccccggcgCTGGCCGGGCCGCCCGAGCCGCCGCCCGAGCCGCCCGCGCCCCCGGCCGAGGCGGACGCGCTGCCCGCGGCGCCCGGTGCGCCGGCCgtcgggtggtggtggtggccggcggcgtggtggtggtggtggtggtggtggtaatgcGGAGCCGCGCCGCTCTGCGCGGCGGCCGCGGCGATCACGGCGGACACCACGGCGGCGGCGGGGCCCATCTCCTCGCCGCTGCCGCCCAGGGAGGCGCCGGCGCCGGCCCCGGCCGCCGAGGCCAGCTGCTGCGCCCCGCGCGCGTAGCCATCGAAGCCGCCCTGGAGCTGGTGGCTGTTGCTGATGAGCGCCTCGACCGCGTCCTCGGGGCTGAAGCCCAGCGCCTCGGGGTTCAGCTGCTGCGGGTAGCCGGTCATCCAGTAGTAGTCTTCCAGGTGCGCCTTCTGCTCGCTGCCTGAGCCCGGGCTGGGCGCCGAGAAGCTGGGCGAAGGGGGCACCGAGCTGCACGGCGTGCTCATGGGGGTGGAGGACAGCGAGCCCCCGGCGATGAGACGGCCGCACTGGCTGATGATGCGGTCGGTCTCCACCGGCTCCTTTTTCACTTCAAACTTCATCAGATCGAAGTCATTAACATATTCCATGGCCAGGGGACTGGTGGGCAGGTCGGAGTTGCTCATTGCCAGTTCCGATGCCATTctcctgccgccgccgccgccgccgccgccgccgccgctccgcCAGATGGGCTGCAGGAGAGGGGCCAGCGGGCTGTGCTGGGTGGCCAGCGGGTGAGCCAGCTTGCCGGGCTGGGGCGCTTCTAGCTCGCGCGGCGGTGGCTGGCCCGAAACCTccgagcgcgcacacacacacacacacacacccccgccgCCCTGCCCGCGCCCCCCGCGCCCGCCCTCCCTCCCCCCCCTCCCCGGCTCACGCCAATGTGCTCGCTCGCTCGCCCCGGCCCCTCCTCGCCTGCTCGCCTCCTAGCGCGCCGAGTCGGCGGCTTCAGGCTCGGGAAGGTCCTCCGCGGGctgcggtggcggcggcggcggcgaagCCGGAGGAACCCGGCTGGGTGCGCGGCGTCCCCCGCTCGCCGCTCCGCTGCGCGCTTTGCATAAGGAGGGCTCGGCTCGGCTTGCTGGCCCCGGCTGCAGGCGGGGCGCGCGCGGCGGCCGTTCGGGGCTGCAGGCGCGGCGGGCGGCTGTCCGGGCGGCGCAGGCCTTGGCACCGGGGAGTTAACACTTCATGCTTCTCGCCTCCTCTTCTGCCTggctcttttttatttaaaaaaaaaaaaaattttttttttctctcctctccctcaacCTCGCGCTCTTCCTCCCTCCGTGCAAAGTGCAAGACAGAGGTGCAGCCGGGCTGGAGGAAAggaggtggcggggggggggggggggagttgagttctttcttgctttttttttttcttttaaagcgaAATAGCGAAGTCCTGGGGAAAAAGCGAGGCGCAGAGCAAAAGGGGGGAGACCGAGCAGACGAGCAGCCGGAGCTATACAGCtcgaagatgaaaaaaaaagattttaaagccTCTGATCCAGCAAGAAGAGTTTAAAGCTATTGCTGAGTTTTATAGCAATCGTGACGTCAGGCCCAAATGGGAAATTGACTGGTACTCCGGACCAATGGGAGGCGGCGGGAGCGCCCGCGATTAGCATAG from Bos javanicus breed banteng chromosome 18, ARS-OSU_banteng_1.0, whole genome shotgun sequence harbors:
- the MAF gene encoding transcription factor Maf isoform X2 is translated as MASELAMSNSDLPTSPLAMEYVNDFDLMKFEVKKEPVETDRIISQCGRLIAGGSLSSTPMSTPCSSVPPSPSFSAPSPGSGSEQKAHLEDYYWMTGYPQQLNPEALGFSPEDAVEALISNSHQLQGGFDGYARGAQQLASAAGAGAGASLGGSGEEMGPAAAVVSAVIAAAAAQSGAAPHYHHHHHHHHAAGHHHHPTAGAPGAAGSASASAGGAGGSGGGSGGPASAGGGGGGGGGGGGGAAGAGGALHPHHAAAGGLHFDDRFSDEQLVTMSVRELNRQLRGVSKEEVIRLKQKRRTLKNRGYAQSCRFKRVQQRHVLESEKNQLLQQVDHLKQEISRLVRERDAYKEKYEKLVSSGFRENGSSSDNPSSPEFFM
- the MAF gene encoding transcription factor Maf isoform X1; translated protein: MASELAMSNSDLPTSPLAMEYVNDFDLMKFEVKKEPVETDRIISQCGRLIAGGSLSSTPMSTPCSSVPPSPSFSAPSPGSGSEQKAHLEDYYWMTGYPQQLNPEALGFSPEDAVEALISNSHQLQGGFDGYARGAQQLASAAGAGAGASLGGSGEEMGPAAAVVSAVIAAAAAQSGAAPHYHHHHHHHHAAGHHHHPTAGAPGAAGSASASAGGAGGSGGGSGGPASAGGGGGGGGGGGGGAAGAGGALHPHHAAAGGLHFDDRFSDEQLVTMSVRELNRQLRGVSKEEVIRLKQKRRTLKNRGYAQSCRFKRVQQRHVLESEKNQLLQQVDHLKQEISRLVRERDAYKEKYEKLVSSGFRENGSSSDNPSSPEFFMYPRESSTSVM
- the MAF gene encoding transcription factor Maf isoform X3; this translates as MASELAMSNSDLPTSPLAMEYVNDFDLMKFEVKKEPVETDRIISQCGRLIAGGSLSSTPMSTPCSSVPPSPSFSAPSPGSGSEQKAHLEDYYWMTGYPQQLNPEALGFSPEDAVEALISNSHQLQGGFDGYARGAQQLASAAGAGAGASLGGSGEEMGPAAAVVSAVIAAAAAQSGAAPHYHHHHHHHHAAGHHHHPTAGAPGAAGSASASAGGAGGSGGGSGGPASAGGGGGGGGGGGGGAAGAGGALHPHHAAAGGLHFDDRFSDEQLVTMSVRELNRQLRGVSKEEVIRLKQKRRTLKNRGYAQSCRFKRVQQRHVLESEKNQLLQQVDHLKQEISRLVRERDAYKEKYEKLVSSGFRENGSSSDNPSSPEFFITEPTHKLEPSVGRTTFWKPRDHVLYPCIHKMKFT